A stretch of DNA from Agrobacterium cucumeris:
ATGAGCGAAATTGTGGCGGCCGTTGAAGGTCCAGCCGTGATACCAGAGCCCGGTGACGGGGTCCGAGAGATAACGCGTATGGACCATGAACTGGTAGACCGCCTCGTCGATCCAGTCCTGACGTTTGCAGACGACGCCGGCGCGGGCGAGGAACAGACATGCCATGAACAGCGTGTCGTCCCATAATTCGCCCTCATTCAGCCGTTCCTTGACGACGTGCTGGAAGCCGCCATCCTCGGTTTTCGGCAATTGATGCACCAGCCAGTCGGCCCAGTCTTCCACCAGCGCCCGGAAATCCGGCCGGTCGACATGTTCCGTCAGGATGACGAGTGGCAGCATCGGCGCGGAACTGTTGATCTGGCGCGGCGGCAGGCCGCGCTCGATCTGCCAGCCATACCATGTCACGAGATCATCAAGCGCTTTGCGATCGTTGGCGGCGAGCGCCCGGCGCAGGAAGCCGTAAAGGCCCACACCCACTTCCCAGTCCCATTCATCGAACTGGATCTTGCCATCGGAACTGCTGCTCGCCAGACCTTCCTGAATGCCCTTGAGGCGGCTGAACGCGGCGGCGACATTGTCGATCGTCGTCCTGAGAGTGTCTTTTTCCATGCTTGGCTGGTTCATCTGTCAATTCCGCTAGGAGCATTTCCAGTAAAAGCGGGGATCGCTTTTACGTCCGGACAATGCGTTAAAACAAAGAGCTAGAGCGTTTTCGCGTTTCGCAGAAAAGCGGAAAGGCTCTAGGAGTAGAATGGTCGTGCCGCGCCGCCCGATGCGGGGTCGGCACTGTCGAAGGTGATTTCGGGTTGGGGCTGATCATGGTCGAAGGCCGTTGTCTGCCCGCCGATGGTGAATGCGCCGTCCCAGGTGAGGGTGACATCGGGTCCGCCTAGCGGCGTGACCGAGAGCAGACGGCTTTCGGCATCGAAGGTGACCCGCGTGGCGAGGATTTTTTCCCGAAAACGGGCAAACTCCGCGACATCCCCGCAGCCGATGATGCCGACCCAGCCAGCGCGGCGGCCGGGCGATCTGATCTCGTGATTGGCGGTGGCGCCTGCGCTGATGGGTTGAAGCCCGTTCGTTGCATAAAGCGCGGCAAAGCCGCGGCCCGAGCGGGTGATGAGCCAGTTGCCTTCCGTCAGCACCTCGTCCAGTCCGTCGCGGCCAAGATAGGCATGGGTCCAGTCATTGCGGTGATCGTGCGTATCAAAGATCAGCATCGCCAGATCGCGATGCTGCGCCACGCGCGGCAGGATGCCGCTTCCCGCCCAATAGGAGGGGCGCTGGGTGCCCCACGGATCGTCTTCACCCGGGTGGTTGACCCAGAGCCGCGCCATCGGATGGCCGGCGAGTTTGATATCCATGACGTGTTGCTGATGGCCCTTGCGGCCGGTCTTGTGGTCGACCACGGTGGAAAGCTGGGCGGCCTCGTTCTTGAACAGCACGAGCTTTCCGGGCTCCAGCCCCTGCGCGTAACGGGCCTCGACCATGCGGCCGCCCTCAAGCTGGGAAAGGGCGGCAAGATGTGCCGGTGGCAGGTAATCGCCGCAGCAGAACATCGGCAGAGAGGCGACGCCGTTGTTGAGCCAGCCTTGGCCGAAGGCGACCTCAGCGAAGGGTGCCAGTTCCGTCAGCGGCCCGGCGCGCAGCTCCTTGTCATAGGCTCTGCCTTGCGAACCGGAGGGGACGCCGCCGAGCGTATGCAGCGCGATCATTTCGAAGATGAGATCGAGCTGGTAGCGCGCGCGTGCTGCAAGCTCCGGTCCGGCCCAATGTTCGATGGCGAGAAGGCCGATGAAATCCACGGGATAATAGGCGGCCGAATTCCATTCGGCGAGGCCGTGCGCCTCGACGCTGTCGAACCAGCGCTCCAACCGCTCAGTGGCCAGCGCCGCCTGCTCTCTGCCGGTGCGGCCGGAGGCGGTGAAGACGGCGTCGGGCAGATAGTGTCCGGCGAGCAGCTGGCTGGTGTGGAAGCAGAGAACATGGTTCTCGCTCCAGAACCACATGACGTCGTTACCCGGCTCGTCCACCCAGTAGCGATAGCCAAGGATCGAAGCGTCGATCCGCGCTCGCATTTCGGCCGGCAGGCGGTCACTATGGGCGCGCACCAGCCAGAGCAGCGGGATCATGATGAAATCGGAGCAGTCCTCGCGCCGGTCGATGGAGCGCAGCGTCGCATCGACGATGCCGCCGATGGTTTTGAAGTCATCGCTGCCGGTGGCGACCATCGCCAGCGCCCGGCCGATGCGCCATGCGCCGAAACGCGCGCTGAAGGAGAGGGCCGCTTTCTTTCGCTCCCTAATATCGGCATTGGGCGCTTCCGGCGCGATATCATGCATGAAGGCTGCGTCGATGACGCGGGTGACCGTTCCCGCACCCGAGCCCATGGTGATCCTGACGCCGTGATATCCGTCCGAAATGCCTGACGTCTCGGGGATTGTCAGCGTTGATTGCCCGGCCTTCAGCATGGTGTCGACTTCCGCCAGCGCAGCGCGCTCATGCCCATGGCTTTTCACCGCAATGTGCACGGGCAGGTCGCGCGCAGGTGCTGCTCCGAAAACCAGTTCGAGGGCGGTGCCGCAAAACACGTCGCGTGCCGGGCGAACATCGCGCACCAGCGCGGCAAGGCGCCTCGTTTCCTCGCGGTCGAGCGGTACCGGCAACACGACTGTCAGCGGCGTAGGATCGATAACCTCAAGCTCGAAGAACCAGATGATGTCGCGTTCCGCCAGATCCTCGCAGAGCAGCAGCACCTCGTTGTCGCCGGCCGCAAGGTCGAGCGTCACATCGCTGTTGGTTTCGACATTGCGGATGAAGGGCTCGAAACGCACCTGCTCAGCGCCGTTCACCCAGATACGGACGCCGCCGCAGGTGCGCAGCCGGAAATGCGCCTTTCTGGCAGCATCGCTGCGGAACGTGCCCTTCAGCCAGCGCTGCACATGGGTGGGAACATGCCAGAAGCCGGTGAATTCCACGCGGCGGTTGGAACCCGGCAGGTTGAGGTGAGACACCGCAAAGCCACTCTCGGGCGCGATGTCGCGGCCGATCATGGTCTGCTGGAAGGCTTTGCGGCAGGGAAGGTCGCCGACATCGACGAAACCATTGATGAAACGGTAATTGACCCGGTCTTCCGCCGGGGCGGGTGTGCCCGGAAACGATGTCTCCACCGGATCCGAGACGATCCAGGCGGTCACCGTCTCGCCGTCGGCGACGGTGTATGTGGGCTGCGACGCATCCGTCGCCAAAGGTCCATCCGTCATAATGGATCGCCTCCCTTCGATCTTTATGAAATTATTTTCACAATTCGATTTCCGCTTTTTCGCGTCGATTTGTGCGATTTATGTAAAACAAACAGCTTGACGTTTATTCTGTCAAGCCGCAAAACAGGATAAATCGAATTAAGCAGAGGAGCTTCTATTCGGTTTGTGAAAATATTTTCATTGGGAGGATGAGCATGATGAAATTGTTTTCGGGCGTCAGCGCCCTTGTAATTGCCTCCGTCGCCGGTCTTGCAGCCGCGCAGGCCGAGACCCGCACGATCACTTTCCTTTTTACGGATGACGACCAGGGTTACGTGCAGCGCATGGCCGACCTCAGCAAGGAGTTCGAAACGGCCAATCCGGGCGTGAAGATCAACTTCGTGTCTTCGGGTTACGACGCCGTTTCCAAGCAGCTGCCGGTACAGCTGGCGGTCGGCGAAGGCCCTGACATTGCCAAGATCACCGACTGGCAGCTTGCCCCCTATTATCTCGACATGCGGCCTTACATGAAAGATGCGGAGGCCTTCGCGAAGCTGCATGGTTCGAGCCTCAACCAGCTTCGCCTGCCCAACGTCAACGATCCACAGTCGATAAACGGTTACATGGCGTCGCAGACGCTGAACCTGCCCTTCGTCAACAAGACGCTGTTCGAGCAGGCGGGTGAGCCCTTGCCCGGCCCGACCGCGAAATTCAGCGAGATCGTCGAGGCGTCCGCCCGTGTTGCCAAGGCGACCGGCGTGCAGATCCCCTTCACCATGGACCGTTCCGGCCACCGCTTCTCCGGCGGCGCTTTCGCTTACGGTTCGAGCTATGTGAAGGACGGCAAGTTCAGCTTCCCGGATGATGCGGCGAAAAAATACATCGCCGATATCTATTCATGGACGCAAAATGGCAGCTTCCCCAAGGAAATGTGGGGTGCCGCCGGCGGTTCGCAGTACAAGAACATGGGTGACGAATTCGTCAACGGTAATGTCGTGACCTATCTGGCCGGCAACTGGATGGTAAACCCGTTCCAGAACAAGATCGGCGACGCTTTCGAATGGACGGCGATCAATGCGCCCTGCGGCGATGCCGGATGCTACGCCATGCCGGGCGGAACCGCGATTGTCGGCTTCAAGCGTACCAAATATCCTGAAGATGTGGCGCATTTCGTCGAATTCCTCGGCTCCGAGAAGGTGCAGCGGGAAATCGCCGAGAACTATGTCGTTCTGACCGGTGCCGAGATCGTCGATCCGCAATACAAGCTGAAGAGTGAAGACGCCAAGGCGGCGATGAAGGTCTTCCTCGACAACAAGAAGAACGTGCCGCAGGCGGCTCGCGATTTCGAGCGCGCCAAGGGCGGCAGTGCCATGTATCAGCAGATCGTCCAGCGTATGAGCCAGCTGATCGTCGGCGAGTTGACGCTTGACCAGACCTATAAGGTCCTGGCTGACGATGTCGCCAAGATCAACGAGGCCGTTGCGGTCAAGAAGTAACTGGCCCAGCATCCGGCTTTGCCGGAGTAACGAAGCCATTGAACCCTATGCCCGGAGCCGGTCTTCGGGCATATCTCTCCGCTTTTTCCGGGCGCATATTGCCGCATATGCTGTCTCGATCAGCACCATCGAAAAACTGAAATACGCTCCGTTTAAACCTGATGACGAGGCGCGCGGGAGACCGTGCCGCCTGTTTTCGTCACGCGTCACTCGCTGCAAATCATAGGATTCGTCATGGCCAAACTGAAGATGTCGTCTTTTCCGTCCGCACGCGCAACCCTGCTTGCCTCCGTCGCATTGCTGGTTCTTGTCCCGAGCGCGCAGGGGTTCGAGGGCAGCGGGCCGGCAGGTCAGGGTTATGCCATCACGGTGCCGGAGCCTGCCGCGACCTATCCGCTGCCGCTTGCCGACAATTATCGCAACCAGACCGGCAAGAATGAAAAGGGCGAGGATGTCCGCGCCTATGACGACCGGGATAATCCGATCATCGAAATCCTCTCGGGTTTCAACCGTATCTGGACGCTCGGCGATGAAAAATGGGCGGATGGCGGCGCCAATGGCGACGGCCCATCGGATTTCAGCCATGTGAAGATCGTAGATCCCGCCGTCTGGCAGGAAAACATGCGTTACGTATTGTCCGTGACCGGGGAAAACCGCACCCGCGCTGCGGCTTTCGAAGCCTATATGAATGATCGCCGTTCACAGGGTTACAGCGTTATCGACGGCATGGGCCCGCTTGCCGACTGGTATCGCGAAGGTGCGGGCGCGACGACGACGATCAATCATACGCTTTCGGATTTCGATCCGAACGAGGTGATCACCCGCAAGGAGGACGACAAGGGCACCGAGGCGGGTGCAGCCGATAGCAAGTTGAAGGATTTCGTCGCTTTCATGAAGGTGATCCGTGGCCCGGAAGGCACGACATCGCCGGCGAAATATTTCTATTCCACACCGCGGCCCTGGCGCATGAATGACAGGGGCGAGGTGATCGAAACCGGTAAAGAAACGATCGGTGACCGTTCATTCGAAAGCTATGACAGCGACGCTGGCGTCATCGTGCCGGCCCTGAAATATGCGCGGGAAAATCGCGGCCGCTCCAAGGATGGCGGTTTTCCGAGCGGGCATACCAACGCTGCCTATCTGGCCGCCATCGCTTATGCCTATGCCGTGCCGGAGCGTTTTACCGAATTGCTGACGGCTGCCTCCGAACTTGGTGAAAGCCGCATCGTCGCCGGCATGCATTCGCCGCTCGACGTGATCGGCGGCCGCATCACCGCAACCGCCATGGCCGCCGCCATGTTGCAGGACCCGAAAAATGCCGAGGTGAAGAAGGCCGCGCATGAGACCTTGCAGGCCTATTTCGCCAAACGTCTGCCGCAGGGGCAGTCGCTTATCGATTTCGCCCATGGCGCAAAGCCGGATGTTGACCGGTTTGCGGATGCGACGGCGAACGCGGCGGATTATCGCAGGCGCATGACTTTTTCCTTCAGCCGCGACAAAGCTGTGGGTGACGCGCCGATGATGGTGCCGAAAGGGGCCGAGGTTCTGCTGGAAACGCGCCTGCCTTATCTTGATGCCGCAGAGCGGCGTGCCGTTCTGTTCTCTACCGGTATTGAGGCGGGTTATCCGCTGCTTGATGACAGCAATGGCTGGGGCCGCATCAATCTGGTGGCCGCCGCCGGTGGTTACGGTGCGTTTGATGGCGATGTCGAAGTCACGATGGATGCCGCCGCCGGCGGTTTCAACGCGGCAGACCGCTGGACGAACGACATTGCCGGGGCAGGGCGTCTCGTCAAATCCGGTAGCGGAGCGCTGATGCTCAGCGGTAATAACAGCTATGGTGGCGGCACAATTCTAAGGGATGGTGCGCTGATAGTCTCGTCTGTCGATGCGCTTGGAACCGGTGGCGTGCTGGTCAGCGGCGGCACGCTTTCGCTAACGGCAGGCAAGGATGTCGCCATCGGCGGTGATTATGCGCAGTCTGGCGGCATATTGGCGCTGGATCCGCAAAAGGCTGCTCTGCGCGTTAAAGGGAATGTGGTGCTGGACGGCGCGACGCTGAAGCTCGCTTTCGATGGTGGCGCACCGGCTGCCGGCACGCGCCTCGATGTGATCGCCGCCAATGGTTTGACCGGGACATTCGCCACGATCGATGCGGGCAATGTGAAGGTACGACCGGTCTATACCGGGTCGGCACTGTCCGTGGTGGTCGAATAGGCCATGATGCAATGATAGAGGCTGCCGCAACCCTCCGGTTACGGCGGCCCCAAAAAATCTGCGGGGAACCGCAGGATAATCACCCTACAGGAAGTACCGGACCCTCAGTGGCAATAGTGCGGCGCCGATGGCGGACGGATCGCCGACCGTTTCGCTGAGAACCAGCTTCGCCTCCTTTGGGCCGACACCATAACGGTGTTCGCGCTGGGAGGGCATGTGCGTGCGTTCGATCATCATCTGGCCAAGTGCGCGTGGCAATTGTCCGCCAAAGACGATGGCCTGCGGATCAAGTACCGCGATCAGGCTTGCCACCAGCCGGTCCACCTGCGGCATGGTTTCGGTCAGCCATTCCTCGACTCCTGGCCACGCCGGATCAAACTGTCGATAGAGTGTTTCAATCGAATGGATATCGACGCCGTTTTTCTGCAGGGTGGCGATCAGATATTGCAGCGCCGGCCGCTTGGGCGATTCATCGGGGCTGTATATGCCGCTGAATTCGCCGGCATTGCCGTGAAAGCCGTGAAACGGTTGGCCGCCGAGGATCAGTCCGCCGCCGAAACCGTAGTTGAAGGACAAGTAGGCAAAAGTCTCGCACCATGATCCGACACCGCGAAGGCTCTCGCCGATCGCCCCCGTGGTGGCATTGTTTTCCAGCCAGACCGGCAGGTGGAATTTTTCCTCAAGGATAGGCTTCAAGTCCATCAGCGACCAGTCGCGCAATGGCTCCGGCGCGTTGAAGGCGCGGTCTTCCGACACGAAGAAACCCGACATGGAAAAACCGAGGCCCAGCAGGCGCTCGCGCGGGATGCCGTGTTCTGCCAGCAGCCTTTCGAGGGCCAGCGACAAGGCCGCAAGCGTCTCTTGCCGGTCCTCCGGAAGCATCTTCAGCTTTTCTTCGACAATCACGTCGCAGCGGAAATCGGCGATGCAGATGATGACGGAGTCGGTGTTGATGGAAATGCCGAGTGAATAGGCTGCCTCCGGCACCAGCTCGATGGTGGGGCTCGGCTGGCCGCGCGTGCCCTTGAGCGGCGCGCCGGTCTGCAGCAGTCCGCGCTCCAGCAGGCCTTCGATCAGCCGGTGCACGGATTGCTGGGTCAGGTTGGTGTGGCCCGTGATCGATGCGCGGGCGATGGGGCCATGGCGGCGCACGATATCCAGAATGAGACGCTCATTCTCGCTGGCAAGCGGCTGGCGATCGAAGGTCTGCTGCGGCGTCTGATCTGTTGTCATGGCCTTGGATAACGGCTGCGCGAAGCGGCGGCAACATGGGGCATTGGTTTGCGACAGCATTTTTCACTGGACTGTCACAAATATTACACTTAGAGTGTATTAATAAGGGGCCGGTCAACAACGGGTCCTCAGGAGGAACCATTCAATGCGCATGAAATTTCTTGCGATCGCCGCGCTTGCGCTGGCGACGACGGCAGCGCCGTGCCTTTCGGCAGACAGCAATATGAAAAACCTCGACTTCGATCTGTCGAAGGTCACGCGCGACAATTTTTACGAGATCGTCGTTCCCGCCGCCAAAGCCGAGGGCTCGGTGACGATGTATAATTTCGCCGGCAGTTTCGCCGATACGTGGAAGGAGCTGATCAGCCGTTTCGAAGCCAAATATGGCATCAAGGTCGCCTATAGCGACGTGAAGGGCGATCAGGCGAACCAGCAGCTCATCGCGGTTCAGGCGGCAGGGCAGGATTCACCGGTTGATGCCTATTTCGCCGGTGGCGGCAGCTATCCGCTTCTCTCCTCCAAGGGGGTTGTCGGCAATATTGCGCTGACGAAAATCCTGCCGAACATGGCGAATTACAATCCGGAAATGGCCGAGACCGTTTTCGGCAAGCCGCATGGCGGCAGCTTCCCGCTGGTGCATCTCAACCAGACCGCAATCGGTTACGATTCTGCCTTCGTGAAAGCCGGGGATGTGCCGAAGAGCTTCGAGGACCTGCTGGTCTGGGCCGAAAAGAACCCCAAGCGGCTTGGCGTCACCCTGCCGGCCAAGGGCGGTTCCGGTGGCGGTTTCATCTATTCGGTGGCGCTCAACTATCTCACCGGCGACTGCCGCAAGCAGCTGACCGATTATAACCAGACGCTGCAGCAGGCCGAAGACTGGGCCATGGAGTCCGAGTGCCTCACGCCCGTCTGGGACTATTACCGCCGTCTTCTGGCCGTGGCTGAACTGACCAATGGCAATGCCGATACGCTCAACCTCATCAACAACCAGCAGCTTTACATGGGCACGGTCTGGGAAGATCAGGTCATGAGCTTCCTCGGCACCAAACAATTGCCTGACAGTTTCCGCGTCACGCTTCTGGAAAAAGGGCAGGTCGGCTCTGGGGACGCCATGTTCGTGCCGGCCAACGCCAAGAACGTCGCTTCGGCGCTACTGCTGATCGATATGGCCATGAGCAAGGAATTCCAGCTCTGGAAGCTGGAAAACAAGGCTTCCCGCTCGCCGCGCACGGATGTCACCAATGATCTGATGCCGAAGGCGGTGCAGGAGCATGTGCTGCCGCAGAGTGTCTATCCGCGCCTGTCGCTGCCGGCTTTCTGGGACATGTCGACAGCGCTTGCCGAAGCGCTCGATGAAAAAGTCCTCAACCAGTAACGCCGTTGGGATTGCCGGATCGTGTGCCGCAACTGGCTGCGCGATCCGGATAGCCTTGGTCAAAAATATGAGGGAGGCTCGTCATGAGTGAACTCGAGATCAGCAATATCAGCAAGGATTACGGCGCCAGCCGGGCGCTTCATCCCGTGTCGATCACCGTGGAGCGGGGCGAATTCGTCACCATTCTTGGGCCCTCCGGCTGCGGCAAGTCGACGCTTTTACGCATCCTCACCGGCATCAGCCAGCCTTCGGGCGGCGAGATCCGGCTGGGTGGCAAACGCATCGATCAGGCGCCGCCGGAAGCGCGCGATATCGCCATGGTGTTCCAGTCATATGCGCTTTTCCCGCATATGTCGGTCGCCAAGAATCTCGGCTTCGGGCTGAAAATGAAGAAGGTCGCGAAGGATGAGCGGGTGCGGCGTATCGCCCATGCGCTTGATATCTGCAATCTCACCGGGCTGGTGGATCGCATGCCCCGGCAACTGTCCGGCGGCCAGCAGCAGCGTGTGGCGCTGGCGCGCGCCATTGTCATGCAGCCGAGCCTGCTTCTGTTCGACGAGCCGCTTTCCAATCTCGATGCCAAACTTCGCGATACGCTGCGCCATGAGCTGACCGAGCTTCACCGCCGCATCGGCGCGACAAGCCTTTATGTGACACATGATCAAGCCGAAGCCATGGCGATGTCGGACCGGATCGTCGTCATGAATGCCGGCCGGGTGGTCGAGATCGGCACGCCGCTCGAGCTTTACCGCGCGCCGAAACACGCCTTTACCGCCGGCTTCCTAGGCCAAACCAATCTGCTGCCCGTATTCGCTGAGGGCCAGCAGGCGCAATTGCCCTGGGGACAGTCCGTGACGCTTGACCGGGTTGCCGCCGGCAATGTCCAGATTTCCGTTCGTCCGGAAAACATCCACATCCGCGCCGATCAGGCCGGCGAGGGCACGGTTTCCGCCGTTTCTTTCATGGGCGCTAATGCACTCTATGCGGTCGAGATCGGCGGCCGTCAGATCCGGATCAGCCAGTCCGGTGCTGAAACTCTGATCGATGCCGGGCAGAAGGTCGCCCTGCAGTTTCCCGGCTCGGTCCATCTTCTCGATGACAGGATGGCGGGGGAGGCGGCATGATGGCCGGGCTCCTTCGAAACGGGCGCGCCCAGCTTCTATTCTTGCTTTTGCCGGGTGTTGGGTATCTTCTGGTCTTCTTTGGCGGGCCGCTGCTGTCGGCGCTGATCGGCAGTTTCAGGCAGGAGGATGGCAGCTTCACGCTGATGTTCTACCAGCGGATTTTCACCCGCGCGTCGATGATCCGGGGGCTCACGACCTCCATCTATTACGGTGTCATGCCTGTCATCGTCTCGCTTGCGGCCTCGGTGCCGCTGGCGCTTCTGATCCGCAAGAGCTTTCTCGGTCGAAAACTGTTCAGCGGCCTTTATAAGCTACCGATGGCGGTGCCGGGTATCATCGTCGGCCTGATGGTGATCGTCGTTTTCGAAAGGGGTGGGTTCCTCGACCGGCTGGTCGCGCCGCTCGGGATCGAACTGCCCAAGCTCGTGCGCGACGACTGGGGCATCGGCGTCATTCTCGCCAGCGTCTGGAAACAGATACCCTTCATGACGCTGATCATCACCAGCGCCTTTGCGGCCATTCCCGAGGATATACGTTATGCCTCCCGCACGCTTGGCGCGTCGCGGCTGAAGACATTTTTCTTCGTGGAAGTGCCGCTCGCCATGCCCGGCATCACCGCCGCCATTCTTCTGACCTTCATCGGCTCCATGG
This window harbors:
- a CDS encoding ABC transporter ATP-binding protein; translated protein: MSELEISNISKDYGASRALHPVSITVERGEFVTILGPSGCGKSTLLRILTGISQPSGGEIRLGGKRIDQAPPEARDIAMVFQSYALFPHMSVAKNLGFGLKMKKVAKDERVRRIAHALDICNLTGLVDRMPRQLSGGQQQRVALARAIVMQPSLLLFDEPLSNLDAKLRDTLRHELTELHRRIGATSLYVTHDQAEAMAMSDRIVVMNAGRVVEIGTPLELYRAPKHAFTAGFLGQTNLLPVFAEGQQAQLPWGQSVTLDRVAAGNVQISVRPENIHIRADQAGEGTVSAVSFMGANALYAVEIGGRQIRISQSGAETLIDAGQKVALQFPGSVHLLDDRMAGEAA
- a CDS encoding extracellular solute-binding protein translates to MRMKFLAIAALALATTAAPCLSADSNMKNLDFDLSKVTRDNFYEIVVPAAKAEGSVTMYNFAGSFADTWKELISRFEAKYGIKVAYSDVKGDQANQQLIAVQAAGQDSPVDAYFAGGGSYPLLSSKGVVGNIALTKILPNMANYNPEMAETVFGKPHGGSFPLVHLNQTAIGYDSAFVKAGDVPKSFEDLLVWAEKNPKRLGVTLPAKGGSGGGFIYSVALNYLTGDCRKQLTDYNQTLQQAEDWAMESECLTPVWDYYRRLLAVAELTNGNADTLNLINNQQLYMGTVWEDQVMSFLGTKQLPDSFRVTLLEKGQVGSGDAMFVPANAKNVASALLLIDMAMSKEFQLWKLENKASRSPRTDVTNDLMPKAVQEHVLPQSVYPRLSLPAFWDMSTALAEALDEKVLNQ
- a CDS encoding ROK family transcriptional regulator; protein product: MTTDQTPQQTFDRQPLASENERLILDIVRRHGPIARASITGHTNLTQQSVHRLIEGLLERGLLQTGAPLKGTRGQPSPTIELVPEAAYSLGISINTDSVIICIADFRCDVIVEEKLKMLPEDRQETLAALSLALERLLAEHGIPRERLLGLGFSMSGFFVSEDRAFNAPEPLRDWSLMDLKPILEEKFHLPVWLENNATTGAIGESLRGVGSWCETFAYLSFNYGFGGGLILGGQPFHGFHGNAGEFSGIYSPDESPKRPALQYLIATLQKNGVDIHSIETLYRQFDPAWPGVEEWLTETMPQVDRLVASLIAVLDPQAIVFGGQLPRALGQMMIERTHMPSQREHRYGVGPKEAKLVLSETVGDPSAIGAALLPLRVRYFL
- a CDS encoding phosphatase PAP2 family protein, with translation MAKLKMSSFPSARATLLASVALLVLVPSAQGFEGSGPAGQGYAITVPEPAATYPLPLADNYRNQTGKNEKGEDVRAYDDRDNPIIEILSGFNRIWTLGDEKWADGGANGDGPSDFSHVKIVDPAVWQENMRYVLSVTGENRTRAAAFEAYMNDRRSQGYSVIDGMGPLADWYREGAGATTTINHTLSDFDPNEVITRKEDDKGTEAGAADSKLKDFVAFMKVIRGPEGTTSPAKYFYSTPRPWRMNDRGEVIETGKETIGDRSFESYDSDAGVIVPALKYARENRGRSKDGGFPSGHTNAAYLAAIAYAYAVPERFTELLTAASELGESRIVAGMHSPLDVIGGRITATAMAAAMLQDPKNAEVKKAAHETLQAYFAKRLPQGQSLIDFAHGAKPDVDRFADATANAADYRRRMTFSFSRDKAVGDAPMMVPKGAEVLLETRLPYLDAAERRAVLFSTGIEAGYPLLDDSNGWGRINLVAAAGGYGAFDGDVEVTMDAAAGGFNAADRWTNDIAGAGRLVKSGSGALMLSGNNSYGGGTILRDGALIVSSVDALGTGGVLVSGGTLSLTAGKDVAIGGDYAQSGGILALDPQKAALRVKGNVVLDGATLKLAFDGGAPAAGTRLDVIAANGLTGTFATIDAGNVKVRPVYTGSALSVVVE
- a CDS encoding ABC transporter substrate-binding protein, producing the protein MMKLFSGVSALVIASVAGLAAAQAETRTITFLFTDDDQGYVQRMADLSKEFETANPGVKINFVSSGYDAVSKQLPVQLAVGEGPDIAKITDWQLAPYYLDMRPYMKDAEAFAKLHGSSLNQLRLPNVNDPQSINGYMASQTLNLPFVNKTLFEQAGEPLPGPTAKFSEIVEASARVAKATGVQIPFTMDRSGHRFSGGAFAYGSSYVKDGKFSFPDDAAKKYIADIYSWTQNGSFPKEMWGAAGGSQYKNMGDEFVNGNVVTYLAGNWMVNPFQNKIGDAFEWTAINAPCGDAGCYAMPGGTAIVGFKRTKYPEDVAHFVEFLGSEKVQREIAENYVVLTGAEIVDPQYKLKSEDAKAAMKVFLDNKKNVPQAARDFERAKGGSAMYQQIVQRMSQLIVGELTLDQTYKVLADDVAKINEAVAVKK
- a CDS encoding glycoside hydrolase family 88/105 protein; translation: MNQPSMEKDTLRTTIDNVAAAFSRLKGIQEGLASSSSDGKIQFDEWDWEVGVGLYGFLRRALAANDRKALDDLVTWYGWQIERGLPPRQINSSAPMLPLVILTEHVDRPDFRALVEDWADWLVHQLPKTEDGGFQHVVKERLNEGELWDDTLFMACLFLARAGVVCKRQDWIDEAVYQFMVHTRYLSDPVTGLWYHGWTFNGRHNFAHAFWARGNSWITVAIPELFELVPTLSEKDRRFLANVLASQVRSLRQYQREDGMFHTLLDDPTSPVETSATSGIAYGILRGIEAGILGEENRPHAERALKAVLGNIDDEGVVHGVSDGTPMGHDLDFYRRIPNLPTPYGQALTMLLLIDVFLKRPQVS
- a CDS encoding ABC transporter permease, producing the protein MAGLLRNGRAQLLFLLLPGVGYLLVFFGGPLLSALIGSFRQEDGSFTLMFYQRIFTRASMIRGLTTSIYYGVMPVIVSLAASVPLALLIRKSFLGRKLFSGLYKLPMAVPGIIVGLMVIVVFERGGFLDRLVAPLGIELPKLVRDDWGIGVILASVWKQIPFMTLIITSAFAAIPEDIRYASRTLGASRLKTFFFVEVPLAMPGITAAILLTFIGSMGSYAIPDIVGPPTARPLSVLMIQEFNQGRFNQVYAMGMVLSLFAVSVLILYYSLTSRIGPGQTRGDA